One window of Planctomycetia bacterium genomic DNA carries:
- a CDS encoding thioredoxin family protein — MRICLTLAGIFFLMTTSSAKTCLADGPADALAAPAKAASKNPPELGKVAWLRGFESAAAMAKADDKPLLVLFQEVPGCSTCVNYGGQVLSHPLIVEAAETLFTPVCIYNNIKGDDERTLKLFSEPAWNNPVVRIMTADKKPLTDRVAEDYTVAGLASAMCKAVEKSGGRVPAYLRLLADETGARKGKIEKATFAMHCFWEGEGALGRLDGVVATMPGFVDGLEVVEVEFDPGRLPYDKLLSEAKSMKCASKVFARSDAQLRAAKRTVGDAAVRSDEKVRPDKEPKYYLLQTPLRHVPMTPLQAARVNAALGKHESAEPFLSPRQLALLAEIKSRPKADWPVVIGKEITAAWEDSSRLASSPGGK; from the coding sequence ATGCGTATCTGTCTCACCCTCGCCGGCATCTTTTTCCTCATGACAACCAGCTCTGCGAAAACCTGTCTCGCAGATGGCCCGGCGGACGCGCTCGCCGCACCGGCCAAGGCCGCCAGTAAAAACCCGCCCGAGCTCGGCAAGGTCGCCTGGCTTCGCGGCTTCGAGTCCGCCGCCGCCATGGCCAAGGCCGACGACAAGCCCCTCCTCGTCCTCTTTCAGGAGGTACCCGGCTGCAGCACCTGTGTCAACTACGGCGGCCAGGTCCTCAGCCACCCCCTCATCGTCGAGGCGGCCGAGACGCTTTTCACCCCGGTCTGCATCTACAACAACATCAAGGGCGACGACGAGCGCACGCTCAAACTCTTCAGCGAGCCGGCGTGGAACAACCCCGTCGTGCGGATCATGACCGCCGACAAGAAGCCGCTCACCGACCGCGTCGCCGAGGACTACACCGTCGCCGGCCTCGCCTCCGCGATGTGCAAGGCCGTCGAGAAGTCCGGCGGCCGCGTCCCCGCCTACCTGCGACTGCTGGCCGATGAGACGGGCGCGCGAAAGGGCAAGATCGAGAAGGCCACCTTCGCCATGCACTGCTTCTGGGAGGGCGAGGGCGCACTCGGCCGGCTCGACGGCGTCGTCGCCACGATGCCCGGCTTTGTCGATGGTCTGGAAGTCGTCGAGGTGGAGTTCGACCCGGGCCGCCTGCCGTATGACAAATTGCTCTCCGAGGCGAAGTCGATGAAGTGCGCCAGCAAGGTCTTCGCCCGGTCGGACGCTCAATTGAGAGCTGCGAAAAGGACCGTCGGCGACGCTGCCGTACGCTCCGACGAAAAGGTCCGGCCCGACAAGGAGCCGAAGTATTACCTTCTCCAGACGCCGCTTCGCCACGTGCCGATGACGCCGCTCCAGGCAGCGCGCGTCAACGCCGCACTGGGCAAGCACGAGTCCGCCGAACCGTTCCTGTCGCCGCGGCAACTCGCCCTCTTGGCCGAGATCAAGTCGCGGCCGAAAGCCGACTGGCCCGTCGTCATCGGCAAAGAAATCACCGCCGCATGGGAGGATTCGAGCAGGCTCGCAAGCTCGCCGGGAGGCAAATGA
- a CDS encoding rod shape-determining protein: MVSVDMGIDLGTCNTLVCVRGEGIVLNEPSVVAVRKGTNQVLQNGNAVGLVAKEMLGKTPGSIAAVRPLKDGVIADFDITEAMLGYFIRKVHGGRRFIRPRVVIAVPSGITAVEKRAVYGSAERAGARKVYLIQEPMAAGIGSGLPIAEARASMIVDIGGGTTEVAIMSLADISVSESLRVAGDDLDEAIIAHMKRTYNMQIGPQTAEQIKIQIGSAAPLDEEEMTMDVRGRDMISGLPRKTIVTSQEIREALREPISQVLDAVTHTLERCEPELAADLVDNGIHLCGGGALLRGLDKVMSDGTGLEVRVVDDPLSCVARGTSVYLENLTEWRKTMETDDLNV, from the coding sequence ATGGTCAGCGTCGATATGGGAATCGACCTCGGCACATGCAATACGCTTGTCTGTGTGCGCGGCGAAGGCATCGTCCTGAACGAGCCTTCCGTCGTCGCCGTGCGCAAAGGCACCAATCAGGTTCTCCAAAACGGAAACGCCGTCGGTCTCGTCGCCAAGGAAATGCTCGGCAAGACGCCCGGCTCCATCGCCGCCGTCCGCCCGCTCAAGGACGGCGTTATTGCCGACTTCGACATCACCGAGGCGATGCTCGGATATTTCATCCGCAAGGTGCACGGCGGCAGACGCTTCATTCGTCCGCGCGTCGTCATCGCCGTCCCATCGGGAATCACCGCCGTCGAGAAGCGCGCCGTCTACGGTTCCGCCGAAAGGGCCGGCGCGCGCAAGGTCTATCTTATTCAGGAGCCCATGGCCGCCGGCATCGGCTCCGGTCTGCCCATTGCCGAGGCCCGCGCCAGCATGATCGTCGACATCGGCGGCGGCACGACCGAGGTCGCCATCATGTCCCTCGCCGACATTTCGGTGAGCGAGTCGCTTCGCGTTGCCGGCGACGATCTCGACGAGGCCATCATCGCCCACATGAAGCGCACCTATAACATGCAAATCGGTCCGCAGACCGCCGAGCAGATCAAGATTCAAATCGGCTCCGCCGCGCCACTCGATGAAGAAGAGATGACCATGGACGTGCGCGGCCGCGACATGATCAGCGGCCTCCCGCGCAAGACCATCGTCACCAGCCAGGAAATTCGCGAGGCCCTGCGCGAGCCGATCAGCCAGGTGCTCGATGCCGTGACCCACACGCTCGAGCGCTGCGAGCCGGAACTGGCCGCCGACCTCGTCGACAACGGTATTCACCTCTGCGGCGGCGGCGCCCTGCTGCGGGGCCTCGATAAAGTGATGTCCGACGGTACCGGTTTGGAAGTCCGCGTGGTTGATGATCCGCTCTCGTGCGTCGCCCGCGGCACCAGCGTCTATCTCGAGAATCTCACCGAGTGGCGCAAGACGATGGAGACCGACGACCTGAACGTCTAA
- a CDS encoding amidohydrolase, giving the protein MTARLFLIGVCHGLLLLTGCAQPHPDANLVVYNAKVWTGDPANPTADSFRIESGRFVAVGNGLEKDRPAQPETHTKYLDACGARIVPGLIDAHLHLLGGGLQLSRINLRDVPDRAAFIAAIAERAKQTPRGHWIEGGRWSTESWPDPAQPTRHWIDAVTADHPVLLYRMDGHGALANSVALKLAGIDARGPADPRGGQIERDPVTGEPTGILKDAAIGLVSRRIPAPSAEQLDAALQAAMVEANRHGITSVHTMSEYRELAPIDRARDAGSLTLRVRFFISQNKWRDYIDRAKNHKNDDMLRVCGFKQYADGSLGSRTAYMHMPYSDNPPEKKDWRGLPRAFLGVDKPPKQSKTDEAWYSELDSLCEAAGGPGLSIAIHAIGDEANRVVLDKYAYWFGNRFGPAEAREQNPDEVRQVIGTFNPPDGMRLRIEHAQHLLSADIDRFGRLGVVASMQPLHKADDARYAEKAIGPVRCRTSYAFRSLLQAGAHVAFGSDWPVVSLNPFLGAHAAVTARSLDGDVFVPEQRITIEEALTAYTRGAAYAAGDEKSLGQIAPNLAADFVILESDVLEIPPDEISGVCVKATYLGGRQVWPK; this is encoded by the coding sequence GTGACCGCGCGACTTTTCCTCATCGGTGTCTGCCACGGCCTCCTGCTCCTGACCGGCTGCGCCCAGCCGCATCCCGACGCCAACCTCGTCGTCTACAACGCCAAAGTCTGGACCGGCGATCCCGCGAACCCAACCGCCGACTCCTTTCGAATCGAGTCCGGCAGGTTCGTCGCCGTCGGCAACGGCCTGGAGAAGGACCGACCCGCGCAGCCTGAGACACATACGAAATATCTCGATGCCTGCGGGGCTCGCATCGTGCCCGGCCTCATCGACGCACACCTCCACCTCCTCGGCGGCGGCCTGCAACTCTCGCGCATCAACCTCCGCGATGTTCCCGACCGCGCCGCTTTCATCGCCGCCATCGCCGAGCGCGCAAAGCAGACTCCCAGGGGCCATTGGATCGAGGGCGGGCGCTGGTCCACCGAAAGCTGGCCCGACCCCGCGCAGCCGACGCGCCACTGGATCGACGCCGTCACCGCCGACCACCCCGTCCTCCTCTACCGCATGGACGGCCACGGCGCACTGGCCAACTCCGTCGCGCTCAAGCTCGCAGGCATCGACGCACGCGGCCCCGCCGATCCGCGCGGCGGACAGATCGAGCGCGACCCCGTCACCGGCGAGCCAACCGGCATCCTCAAGGACGCCGCGATCGGCCTCGTGTCGCGCCGCATTCCAGCGCCGTCCGCCGAGCAGCTCGATGCCGCCCTCCAAGCCGCCATGGTCGAGGCTAACCGCCACGGCATCACCAGCGTCCACACCATGTCCGAGTATCGCGAACTCGCCCCCATCGATCGGGCACGCGATGCCGGATCGCTGACACTCCGCGTCCGTTTCTTCATCAGCCAAAACAAATGGCGGGACTACATCGATCGGGCGAAGAATCACAAGAACGACGACATGCTTCGCGTCTGCGGGTTCAAGCAATACGCCGACGGCTCGCTCGGTTCGCGCACCGCCTACATGCACATGCCCTACAGCGACAATCCGCCGGAGAAGAAAGACTGGCGCGGCCTGCCGCGCGCATTCCTCGGTGTGGATAAACCGCCTAAGCAGTCGAAGACTGACGAGGCGTGGTACTCCGAACTCGACAGTTTGTGCGAGGCCGCCGGCGGGCCCGGCCTCTCGATCGCCATTCACGCCATCGGCGATGAAGCGAACCGCGTCGTTCTGGACAAGTACGCTTACTGGTTTGGCAATCGCTTCGGCCCAGCCGAGGCGAGGGAGCAAAATCCCGACGAGGTAAGGCAGGTCATCGGTACATTCAATCCGCCCGACGGCATGCGCCTGCGCATCGAGCATGCACAGCACCTGCTCTCGGCGGACATCGATCGCTTCGGCCGGCTCGGCGTCGTCGCGTCGATGCAGCCGCTGCACAAGGCCGACGACGCCCGATACGCCGAGAAGGCCATCGGCCCGGTGCGGTGCCGGACGAGCTACGCCTTCCGCTCGCTGCTCCAAGCCGGGGCCCACGTGGCATTCGGCAGCGACTGGCCCGTCGTCTCGCTCAACCCATTCCTCGGCGCTCACGCCGCCGTCACCGCCAGGTCGCTCGACGGCGACGTCTTCGTGCCTGAGCAGCGCATCACCATTGAGGAGGCCCTGACCGCTTACACCCGCGGGGCAGCCTATGCCGCCGGCGACGAAAAATCGCTCGGCCAAATTGCCCCCAACCTCGCCGCCGACTTCGTCATCCTCGAAAGCGATGTGCTCGAAATCCCGCCCGACGAAATTTCCGGCGTTTGCGTGAAAGCCACCTACCTCGGCGGCCGGCAGGTCTGGCCGAAATAG
- a CDS encoding NAD+ synthase: MKVGLAQINPIVGDVAGNCRRVVEAVRRAAEAGAELVLFPELTICGYPPKDMLFKPSFIELSVSALRQLASELRDGPAVLVGYVRPSEKPVGRRVRNCLALLRGGEVVAEACKSLLPTYDVFDEHRYFEPAGGATVVELKSRGRTWRIGVTICEDLWNDKQTLGHQLYENSPINELQKANVDFVVNASASPFTVGKQALRERLMGGQARLLGRPIVYVNQVGGNDELVFDGASCVFDGQGAVAARAAAFEEAIVVVDLAKLPDAVRTDYPSDHDSVYQALVLGTRDYVRKCGFTDVVIGLSGGIDSALTACVAVEALGANRVHGVAMPSRFSSDHSLTDAEALARNLAIDLQTIAIEPMHLAMEEAMEVPFRGRAPDITEENVQARIRGNVLMSLSNKFGWLLLTTGNKSELAVGYCTLYGDMCGGLAVISDVPKTMVYELSHRYNRLKGREVIPASSLTKVPSAELRPDQHDQQSLPPYDTLDAILQRYVEKEESVADIIRQGFDESVVRDVVRKVDLNEYKRKQAATGLKVTSRAFGVGRRMPIAAKFPT; the protein is encoded by the coding sequence ATGAAAGTTGGACTTGCACAAATAAACCCCATCGTCGGCGACGTGGCAGGCAACTGTCGGCGCGTGGTCGAGGCGGTGCGCCGAGCCGCGGAGGCCGGCGCCGAGCTGGTCCTGTTTCCGGAATTGACCATCTGCGGCTACCCGCCCAAGGATATGCTGTTCAAGCCAAGCTTCATCGAGCTCAGCGTTTCCGCGCTTCGTCAGTTGGCATCTGAATTGCGCGACGGCCCGGCGGTGCTGGTCGGCTACGTGCGGCCGAGCGAGAAGCCGGTCGGGCGACGGGTGCGAAATTGTCTCGCGCTGCTGCGCGGCGGTGAGGTGGTCGCCGAGGCATGCAAGTCGCTCCTGCCGACTTACGACGTTTTCGATGAGCATCGCTACTTCGAGCCGGCCGGCGGGGCGACCGTGGTCGAGCTGAAGTCCCGCGGCCGCACCTGGCGGATCGGCGTCACGATCTGTGAAGACCTCTGGAACGACAAACAGACCCTCGGTCACCAGCTTTACGAGAATTCTCCGATCAACGAGCTGCAGAAGGCGAATGTCGATTTCGTCGTCAATGCCTCGGCCTCGCCCTTTACCGTCGGCAAGCAGGCCCTGCGCGAACGACTGATGGGCGGTCAGGCCAGGCTGCTCGGCAGGCCGATCGTCTATGTCAACCAGGTCGGCGGCAACGATGAACTGGTGTTTGACGGGGCAAGCTGCGTCTTTGACGGGCAGGGCGCCGTGGCGGCGCGTGCGGCGGCGTTTGAAGAAGCGATCGTCGTCGTCGATCTCGCCAAGCTTCCCGACGCCGTTCGAACGGACTACCCGTCGGACCATGACTCCGTCTATCAGGCCCTGGTGCTCGGCACGCGGGATTACGTCCGCAAGTGCGGGTTTACCGACGTGGTCATCGGTCTGTCCGGTGGCATCGACTCGGCGCTGACGGCCTGCGTGGCGGTCGAGGCGCTGGGGGCCAATCGCGTCCACGGCGTGGCCATGCCGTCGCGCTTCAGCAGCGACCACAGCCTCACCGATGCCGAGGCCCTGGCACGCAATCTGGCCATTGACCTTCAGACCATCGCCATTGAGCCGATGCATCTGGCGATGGAAGAGGCGATGGAAGTCCCGTTTCGCGGGCGGGCACCGGACATCACGGAAGAAAACGTACAGGCGAGGATTCGCGGCAACGTCCTTATGAGCCTTTCCAATAAGTTCGGCTGGCTCCTGCTCACCACCGGTAACAAGAGCGAGCTGGCCGTCGGCTACTGCACCCTCTACGGCGATATGTGCGGCGGGCTGGCGGTGATCAGCGACGTGCCCAAGACGATGGTCTATGAACTGTCGCATCGCTACAACCGGCTCAAGGGGCGCGAGGTGATTCCCGCTTCCAGTTTGACGAAGGTGCCCTCGGCCGAACTGCGCCCCGACCAGCACGACCAGCAATCGCTCCCGCCCTACGACACCCTCGACGCTATTCTGCAGCGATACGTTGAGAAGGAGGAGTCGGTGGCCGACATCATCCGGCAGGGCTTTGACGAGTCGGTGGTGCGCGACGTGGTCCGCAAGGTCGATCTCAACGAGTACAAGCGCAAGCAGGCGGCGACAGGCCTGAAGGTGACGAGCCGCGCCTTCGGCGTCGGACGAAGGATGCCGATCGCGGCGAAGTTCCCGACGTGA
- a CDS encoding PQQ-binding-like beta-propeller repeat protein: MSNKAIKSSCLAFATLLSIATWPVHGADLMPQNSIDRMGGQRYWEASLPLEGGETVLRTALLDDNLYVLTDGNRVYAIHALTGVMRWSRIIAEPGQTVRGPAHNDQYVFFTTGGTVTVLNRRSGDAAVEPRSLEGVIIEVRHDTATISKGSDHGVRPKDVLQIYRVGESGEVSGDPIAQLRIETTSGRTSRGRLFRLNSGLKAQAGDHALADIELPLERVKLPFAASCAAVADEHRIYVGAANQRFYSLDIIGGFQHWQLMTPKTVSATPVLRGPNLYFAGQDGDVVSCTSADRVKNWVYETEAPIFADLVVTADSVMAASSDRSLYCLDRVTGKRRWRVRFDRPLNQPPVLSGGRVFQQVPELGLVVLDFATGEELWKREAGGQFLCQFEDDVLLLVGDGLRQIVRIEAKTGQVRELADVADVRFAEADRESQAIILASSGGDLLCLRSKKAPYLKPAQLAEVLRSDAKMKIAERMDSERKAKADAAAVAPAEEKPRLPEWLLEDDFLSSRNTAKPVGGRGLVDDGEVAPPKAESAAKDEADEDASDDEEEADDSEDEDAAAEDDDFADEDSDFEDEDSGDDESDSEDEDSEDEDSEDE; this comes from the coding sequence ATGTCGAACAAAGCGATCAAGTCGTCGTGTCTGGCGTTTGCGACGCTCCTGTCCATCGCAACGTGGCCGGTTCACGGCGCCGACCTAATGCCCCAGAATTCGATCGATCGGATGGGGGGGCAGCGATACTGGGAAGCATCACTCCCGCTCGAAGGGGGCGAGACAGTCCTCCGCACGGCGCTGTTGGACGACAACCTCTATGTCCTGACGGACGGCAATCGCGTCTATGCGATTCATGCCCTGACCGGCGTGATGCGCTGGTCGCGCATCATCGCGGAGCCCGGCCAGACGGTACGAGGCCCGGCTCATAACGACCAATACGTTTTCTTCACCACGGGCGGCACGGTGACGGTTTTGAATCGCCGGTCGGGAGATGCCGCCGTCGAACCGCGATCGCTTGAAGGCGTCATCATCGAGGTTCGCCATGACACGGCGACGATCAGCAAAGGGAGCGATCACGGCGTTCGTCCGAAAGATGTCCTCCAGATATACAGAGTGGGAGAATCGGGCGAGGTCTCCGGCGATCCCATCGCGCAGCTACGAATTGAGACCACGAGCGGCCGGACCTCCCGGGGGCGGCTGTTTCGACTGAATTCGGGCCTCAAGGCACAAGCCGGCGATCATGCCCTGGCGGACATCGAACTGCCGCTCGAGCGAGTCAAGCTCCCCTTTGCGGCAAGCTGCGCCGCGGTCGCGGATGAGCATCGGATCTATGTCGGCGCCGCCAATCAGCGGTTTTATTCCCTCGACATCATCGGGGGCTTTCAACATTGGCAACTGATGACGCCCAAGACGGTGTCCGCCACGCCCGTACTTCGCGGCCCCAACCTCTACTTCGCGGGCCAGGACGGCGATGTCGTCTCCTGCACCAGCGCGGACCGAGTCAAGAACTGGGTGTACGAAACCGAGGCTCCGATCTTTGCCGACCTGGTTGTGACGGCTGACAGTGTGATGGCCGCATCGAGTGATCGATCGCTCTACTGCCTCGATCGCGTGACCGGCAAGCGCCGCTGGCGCGTCCGCTTCGACCGACCGCTGAACCAGCCGCCTGTCTTGTCGGGCGGCCGCGTGTTTCAGCAGGTGCCTGAACTGGGCCTCGTTGTTCTCGATTTTGCCACCGGCGAAGAGCTGTGGAAGCGCGAGGCGGGCGGCCAGTTTCTCTGTCAATTCGAGGATGATGTCCTTCTGCTGGTCGGCGACGGCCTGAGGCAGATTGTCCGGATCGAGGCGAAGACCGGGCAGGTTCGGGAACTGGCCGACGTCGCTGACGTTCGATTCGCCGAGGCGGATCGCGAGAGCCAGGCGATCATCCTCGCGAGCTCTGGCGGTGATCTGTTGTGTCTTCGATCCAAGAAGGCGCCGTATCTGAAGCCCGCGCAGCTGGCTGAGGTGTTGCGAAGCGACGCCAAGATGAAGATCGCCGAGCGAATGGATTCCGAGCGCAAGGCCAAGGCCGATGCCGCCGCCGTCGCACCGGCGGAGGAAAAGCCGCGGCTGCCGGAATGGCTGCTCGAAGATGATTTCCTCTCCAGCCGCAACACGGCCAAGCCGGTCGGAGGCCGGGGACTTGTCGATGACGGTGAAGTCGCCCCGCCAAAGGCCGAGTCGGCCGCCAAAGACGAGGCCGATGAGGACGCGTCAGACGATGAGGAAGAGGCCGATGACTCGGAGGACGAGGACGCCGCCGCCGAGGATGACGATTTCGCCGACGAAGACTCTGACTTCGAAGATGAAGATTCCGGCGACGACGAATCTGACTCGGAGGACGAAGACTCCGAGGATGAGGATTCCGAAGACGAGTAA
- a CDS encoding DUF3494 domain-containing protein, translating to MSLRVHILLAVAVLTGFPLNADAGILLGTAGDFSVLAGTTVTNTGPSLIDGGHLGVSPGTAITGFPPGMIMPPYTQHSADAVALQAQTDLTTAYNTAAGLAFTQDLTGQDLGGLTLLPGVYSFSSSAQLTGTLTLDALGDPNAQFVFQIGSTLMTASNSSVVTINGGSMPGCSTFWQVGSSATLGAGTDFQGHMLALTSITMNTGSNILYGSALARNGAVTLDDNNITSCTIIPEPGMLALGLFGGVLITLRRSRIGKSVA from the coding sequence ATGAGTCTTCGAGTCCACATTTTGTTGGCGGTCGCTGTTCTCACCGGCTTCCCATTGAATGCCGATGCCGGCATCCTTTTAGGAACTGCGGGGGACTTTTCGGTTCTGGCTGGCACAACGGTCACCAACACCGGCCCGTCTCTCATCGATGGCGGACATCTCGGAGTCAGCCCAGGGACCGCGATCACCGGCTTTCCACCGGGGATGATCATGCCGCCATACACCCAGCATTCTGCCGATGCCGTCGCACTCCAGGCGCAGACCGATCTCACTACGGCGTACAATACGGCGGCAGGCTTGGCGTTCACACAGGATCTCACCGGGCAGGACCTCGGCGGTCTGACACTCCTTCCCGGCGTTTACTCTTTCTCATCATCGGCCCAGTTGACGGGAACACTGACGCTTGATGCCCTGGGCGATCCGAATGCTCAGTTTGTGTTTCAGATCGGAAGCACACTCATGACCGCGAGCAACTCATCGGTTGTGACGATAAACGGCGGCTCAATGCCGGGATGCAGCACGTTCTGGCAGGTTGGAAGTTCCGCGACGCTCGGCGCCGGGACAGATTTCCAGGGACACATGCTGGCATTGACAAGCATCACCATGAACACCGGTTCTAACATCCTTTATGGAAGTGCCTTGGCGCGCAACGGCGCTGTGACACTCGATGATAACAATATCACCTCATGCACAATAATTCCGGAGCCTGGAATGCTGGCATTGGGGTTGTTCGGCGGCGTTCTGATTACGTTACGCCGATCGCGAATCGGCAAAAGTGTTGCATGA
- a CDS encoding ABC transporter permease subunit, translating to MISWPIVKRTLRDYALLWGGAMLLVTLFVVIFNFALNSFPREQTENWLSVPWIRRLIASLAGADVLELSKPEGMLSIAFNHPLVWTLLVAFTLSLSSGVIAGEIDRGTIDLLMTLPISRTAVYCSTSLALVMMVLPLCWGVWLGAKLGVTLTGFTAARMSLLAMVTCNLCAAVMAVSGLAMAASGICNRRGPAVTWVFVIVFYGFVVNFLRTMWPALEPLAFTSFLHYYAPLVIIRDEVFAWRSMVILPGSGLGIWLVGLAIFRRRDIPAC from the coding sequence ATGATCAGTTGGCCGATCGTGAAGCGGACGCTTCGGGACTATGCGCTGCTGTGGGGCGGGGCGATGCTGCTGGTGACGCTGTTCGTGGTGATTTTTAATTTCGCGCTGAACTCGTTCCCGCGCGAGCAGACGGAGAACTGGCTGAGCGTTCCGTGGATTCGGCGGCTGATCGCTTCACTGGCGGGGGCCGATGTGCTGGAACTCTCCAAGCCGGAGGGGATGCTGAGTATCGCGTTCAACCATCCGCTGGTGTGGACGCTGCTCGTCGCGTTTACGCTTTCACTTTCGAGCGGCGTGATTGCCGGGGAGATCGACCGCGGGACGATCGACCTGCTGATGACGCTGCCGATCAGCCGGACGGCGGTTTATTGCTCGACGAGCCTGGCGCTGGTGATGATGGTGCTGCCGCTTTGCTGGGGAGTGTGGCTGGGGGCGAAGCTGGGGGTGACGTTGACGGGCTTCACCGCGGCGCGGATGAGCCTGTTGGCGATGGTGACGTGCAACCTGTGCGCGGCGGTGATGGCGGTTTCGGGACTGGCGATGGCGGCTTCGGGGATCTGCAATCGTCGCGGGCCGGCTGTGACGTGGGTGTTCGTCATTGTCTTCTATGGATTTGTCGTGAACTTTCTGCGGACGATGTGGCCGGCGCTGGAGCCGCTGGCGTTTACGAGTTTTCTTCATTACTACGCGCCGCTGGTGATTATTCGCGACGAGGTATTCGCGTGGCGGAGCATGGTGATTCTGCCGGGGTCGGGGCTGGGCATCTGGCTTGTCGGTCTGGCGATCTTTCGACGACGTGACATTCCGGCGTGCTGA
- a CDS encoding ABC transporter ATP-binding protein, protein MYVVETHGLAKDYGAIQALAGINLRVPRGTIFGFLGPNGAGKTTAMRILVGLLRPTAGRASVFGLDMIGQSREIRRKVGYLPGDVRLYEWMTGRRFLNFFDAARGGGAAREIERLRGRFDLDIDRRIRAYSRGMKQKLALIASLMHRPELLILDEPTTALDPLVQLTLHDELRSAARDGRTVLFSSHTLGEVEVLCDHVAIIRRGEIIEDSTIEALRRRAVRRVTLRLRKGESAILELPEGAHPHETLDGTVNLSWTGPIDGLTAWLSTLRLEDVTIGPPDLDDLFAAYYRNDAPALQRGGGA, encoded by the coding sequence ATGTACGTCGTCGAAACTCACGGGCTCGCCAAGGATTACGGCGCGATTCAAGCGCTGGCGGGGATCAACCTTCGCGTGCCGCGCGGGACGATCTTCGGATTCCTCGGCCCAAACGGCGCGGGCAAGACCACGGCCATGCGGATCCTCGTCGGGCTGCTTCGACCGACGGCGGGGCGAGCGAGCGTCTTCGGCCTCGACATGATCGGCCAATCGCGGGAGATTCGGCGGAAGGTGGGATATCTGCCGGGCGACGTGAGGCTGTATGAATGGATGACGGGCCGGCGGTTTCTGAACTTTTTCGATGCGGCGCGCGGCGGGGGGGCGGCGCGAGAGATCGAGCGGCTGCGCGGGCGGTTTGATCTGGATATCGACCGGCGCATACGAGCCTATTCGCGCGGAATGAAGCAGAAGCTGGCGCTGATCGCGTCGCTGATGCACCGGCCGGAGCTGCTGATTCTCGATGAGCCGACGACGGCGCTGGATCCGCTGGTGCAATTGACGTTGCACGATGAGCTGCGCTCGGCGGCGCGCGATGGGCGGACGGTGCTTTTTTCCAGTCATACGCTCGGCGAGGTGGAAGTGCTGTGCGACCACGTGGCGATCATCCGGCGGGGGGAGATTATCGAGGACAGCACGATCGAGGCGCTGCGGCGGCGGGCCGTGCGGCGCGTGACGCTGCGGCTGCGCAAAGGCGAATCGGCCATTCTTGAGCTGCCGGAGGGCGCCCATCCACATGAGACGCTGGACGGCACGGTGAACCTGAGCTGGACCGGGCCGATTGACGGGCTGACGGCGTGGCTTTCGACGCTTCGGCTGGAGGACGTCACGATTGGGCCGCCGGACCTGGACGATTTGTTCGCGGCGTATTACCGCAATGATGCGCCGGCGCTTCAGCGGGGGGGTGGCGCATGA